Proteins encoded together in one Lathyrus oleraceus cultivar Zhongwan6 chromosome 5, CAAS_Psat_ZW6_1.0, whole genome shotgun sequence window:
- the LOC127082564 gene encoding secreted RxLR effector protein 161-like, translating into MYLTATRPDIAYSVSLISCFMEEPNESHYLAAKRILRYLQGTQNLGIFYKAGENEELIAYTESDYAGDLDDRKNTSGYAFLLGGGVISWVSKKQPVVSLSTTEEVEFIAAALCACQCVWLRRILEHLSHCQEGATVVFCDNVSTIKLSKNPVLHGRSKYIDVQFHFLRNLCNDGVIEHYCNTRDQLADIMTKPLKVEEFQPMLSALGMLDEYEINCCKEHTV; encoded by the coding sequence ATGTACCTCACAGCTACAAGACCGGATATTGCATATTCTGTAAGTTTGATAAGTTGCTTTATGGAAGAGCCAAATGAGAGTCATTACTTGGCAGCAAAGCGAATTTTGAGATATCTACAAGGCACCCAAAATCTGGGAATTTTCTATAAGGCTGGAGAAAATGAAGAATTAATTGCTTATACCGAAAGTGATTATGCAGGAGACCTTGATGACAGGAAGAACACTTCGGGCTATGCTTTCTTGCTGGGAGGAGGTGTTATTTCTTGGGTGTCGAAGAAGCAGCCGGTTGTTAGCTTATCCACAACAGAAGAAGTAGAGTTTATAGCAGCCGCGTTATGTGCTTGTCAATGTGTTTGGCTGAGAAGAATTTTGGAACATCTAAGTCATTGTCAAGAAGGAGCTACTGTGGTGTTTTGTGACAATGTCTCAACAATTAAATTATCCAAAAATCCAGTTTTGCATGGAAGAAGTAAATATATTGATGTTCAGTTTCATTTTTTGAGAAATTTATGTAATGATGGTGTTATTGAGCACTATTGCAATACAAGAGATCAGTTAGCAGACATCATGACAAAGCCACTTAAAGTTGAAGAATTCCAACCTATGTTAAGTGCTCTAGGAATGCTTGATGAGTATGAGATAAACTGTTGCAAGGAGCATACAGTTTAA